In one window of Gemmatimonadaceae bacterium DNA:
- a CDS encoding glycosyltransferase family 2 protein: MLTHPSSDSRDNRSDGAALALSVIVPAFNCPVVLQSCLTGLLASDLPRARWELIVVDDSSTDQTPDLARTMADRVLTTTSGPRGPGEARNLGATVARAGVLLFVDADVVVSPTTLTGFARAFDANPDVVAVFGAYDDRPAHPGFLSQYRNLLHHHVHSTHPGDASTFWAGCGAVRRTAFLDVGGFNGSRYPRPQIEDIELGYRLKDRGCRILLVPELQGKHLKQWTLRNMVRTDLRDRAVPWMHLLIDRREVSSHGPLNLQFREKALTAVSGIAALAFALAVVTLSGAWLVISLLGIAGVVLGNAALLRWFQRHRGAFFALRVVPFRLLFYVLSGIGAAWAILTHRSHAVPSSITPLHDRRDPVAAS; encoded by the coding sequence GTGCTCACGCATCCGAGTTCAGATTCGCGGGACAACCGATCCGACGGGGCGGCGCTGGCCCTTTCGGTAATCGTGCCGGCGTTCAACTGTCCGGTGGTCCTGCAGAGCTGCCTGACCGGACTGCTGGCCAGTGACCTGCCGCGCGCGCGTTGGGAATTGATCGTGGTTGACGACTCGAGTACCGACCAGACGCCGGATCTGGCGCGCACCATGGCCGACCGCGTGCTGACAACCACCAGCGGACCTCGGGGGCCCGGCGAAGCGCGCAATCTTGGCGCCACCGTGGCCCGCGCAGGTGTGCTGTTGTTTGTGGATGCCGACGTCGTGGTGTCGCCAACCACCCTGACCGGCTTCGCGCGGGCGTTCGACGCGAATCCGGACGTCGTCGCCGTCTTCGGGGCGTACGATGATCGCCCGGCCCACCCGGGATTCCTGTCGCAGTACCGCAACTTGCTGCATCACCATGTGCATTCGACCCATCCGGGAGACGCGTCCACGTTCTGGGCGGGGTGCGGGGCCGTGCGCCGTACAGCATTTCTCGACGTCGGCGGCTTCAACGGGTCCCGGTATCCTCGGCCCCAGATCGAGGACATCGAACTGGGGTATCGATTGAAGGATCGCGGATGCCGCATTCTGCTGGTGCCGGAACTCCAGGGCAAACACCTCAAGCAGTGGACGCTGCGCAACATGGTTCGGACCGACCTGCGCGATCGCGCGGTGCCCTGGATGCATCTGCTTATCGATCGACGGGAGGTGTCGTCGCACGGCCCGCTCAACCTGCAGTTTCGCGAAAAAGCCCTGACGGCTGTCTCGGGCATTGCGGCTCTGGCGTTCGCCCTCGCCGTCGTCACCCTGAGCGGGGCGTGGCTGGTGATCTCGCTCCTCGGCATCGCTGGCGTGGTTCTGGGCAATGCGGCGCTGCTGCGCTGGTTCCAGCGACACCGCGGTGCGTTTTTTGCCTTGCGTGTCGTGCCGTTCCGATTGCTCTTTTACGTACTGAGCGGCATCGGTGCGGCGTGGGCGATCCTTACGCATCGTTCCCACGCGGTGCCATCATCCATCACGCCACTTCACGACCGACGCGATCCAGTCGCGGCCTCCTGA
- a CDS encoding polysaccharide deacetylase family protein yields the protein MMRAVLTYHSIDETGSPISIAPEAFQRHVAWLTGGSVRVQSLSALLADSENGHHEPAVALTFDDGIANFAEYAAPVLRDHDLPATLFVVADHVGRDNRWGGTSQAGIPDLPLLDWDALERLAKAGVAIGAHTRTHPRLTRLSATAVEDELLTATDEIAARLGARPDSFAYPYGDCNDAVASVARTAFRWACTTEFRALRSREDHARIPRLDACSFRAPGHLEAWGSPGFRLGVGLRATARRMRRLLHTD from the coding sequence ATGATGCGCGCTGTGCTCACCTATCACTCCATCGACGAGACGGGTTCGCCGATTTCCATCGCGCCCGAGGCGTTTCAACGCCACGTCGCGTGGCTGACCGGCGGGTCGGTGCGGGTGCAATCGTTGTCGGCGCTGCTGGCCGACAGCGAGAACGGGCACCATGAGCCGGCGGTTGCCCTCACGTTTGATGACGGCATCGCCAATTTTGCCGAATATGCGGCGCCCGTGCTCCGTGACCATGACCTGCCGGCGACGCTGTTCGTCGTCGCCGATCACGTCGGACGGGACAACCGTTGGGGAGGCACCTCGCAAGCGGGTATTCCGGACCTGCCGCTACTCGACTGGGATGCCCTGGAGCGTTTGGCGAAGGCCGGTGTGGCCATCGGGGCGCACACGCGGACGCATCCGCGCCTCACGCGACTGTCGGCAACGGCGGTCGAAGATGAACTGTTGACGGCGACGGACGAGATCGCCGCGCGACTGGGCGCACGGCCGGACAGCTTCGCCTATCCGTACGGGGACTGCAACGACGCGGTGGCCTCGGTCGCTCGAACGGCGTTTCGCTGGGCGTGCACGACGGAGTTCCGGGCGCTCCGGTCACGCGAGGATCACGCACGCATCCCGCGGCTCGACGCGTGCTCGTTTCGGGCGCCCGGGCACCTGGAGGCGTGGGGATCTCCCGGGTTTCGATTGGGTGTCGGACTTCGCGCTACGGCGCGTCGCATGCGGCGCCTTCTCCACACGGACTGA
- a CDS encoding glycosyltransferase family 4 protein has product MTMRVGVDASTLANGRGFGRFTRELLTAMLPTSTDVEWVLFADARASDAARDIAALATRARVVVVPQSVSPTVAAASDGSRSVSDMLRFTRAVHRERLDAFFSPAVYAYFPTPPGLPLLVCLHDAIAERFPELTLPSTRARLFWQIKSRLALAQSRLVLTVSETAAADIARFYRIAPSRIRVALEAPSAAYRPSDNQPAIRALAARHGVTDAAAWFIYVGGFNPHKHVDVLVSAHAKLVAETGRATHLLLVGALTDVFHESIDTIRQRITQVGTGPLVHWTGFVPDDELRLLLSGAVASVLASECEGFGLPAVEAAACGTPVIATLESPLPQLLPGAGHFVAPRDERALVEAMRKLLVDPVHRASCAQAALAGAQRLSWGRTAGVTWQAIQDLAA; this is encoded by the coding sequence GTGACGATGCGGGTCGGTGTGGATGCGTCGACGCTGGCCAATGGACGCGGGTTCGGGCGGTTCACCCGCGAACTGTTAACAGCGATGCTTCCGACGTCCACCGACGTGGAGTGGGTGCTTTTTGCGGACGCGCGCGCCTCCGACGCGGCGCGGGATATTGCCGCCCTGGCGACCCGAGCGCGCGTGGTGGTGGTGCCGCAGTCGGTCTCACCGACCGTGGCTGCGGCGTCCGATGGGAGTCGTTCCGTCTCGGATATGCTGCGATTCACCCGGGCGGTGCATCGGGAACGTCTGGATGCGTTCTTCTCGCCCGCGGTGTACGCGTACTTCCCGACACCGCCGGGGCTGCCGTTGCTGGTGTGCCTGCACGACGCCATCGCGGAGCGCTTTCCCGAACTGACGCTGCCGTCGACTCGCGCGCGCCTGTTCTGGCAGATAAAAAGCCGGTTGGCGCTGGCCCAGTCCCGGTTGGTACTCACTGTATCGGAGACTGCCGCCGCCGATATCGCGCGATTCTATCGCATTGCACCGTCGCGCATCCGTGTGGCATTGGAGGCGCCGTCGGCGGCATACCGTCCCTCGGACAATCAGCCGGCGATTCGGGCGCTCGCGGCACGACACGGCGTGACCGATGCCGCCGCGTGGTTCATCTACGTGGGTGGCTTCAATCCGCACAAGCATGTGGATGTGCTGGTGAGTGCGCATGCGAAACTCGTGGCGGAAACAGGACGGGCGACGCACCTGCTGCTGGTGGGCGCCTTGACCGACGTTTTTCACGAGAGCATCGACACCATTCGGCAACGGATCACGCAGGTCGGGACCGGGCCCTTGGTTCACTGGACCGGGTTCGTGCCGGACGACGAATTGCGTCTGCTGTTGAGTGGCGCCGTGGCCAGTGTGCTGGCCTCGGAGTGCGAAGGGTTCGGCTTGCCCGCGGTCGAAGCGGCGGCGTGCGGCACGCCGGTGATTGCCACGTTGGAAAGCCCGCTTCCGCAGTTGCTGCCGGGCGCCGGGCATTTCGTCGCGCCGCGCGACGAGCGGGCACTGGTTGAGGCGATGCGGAAGCTGCTGGTCGATCCCGTCCACCGCGCGTCGTGCGCTCAGGCGGCTCTTGCGGGCGCGCAGCGGTTGAGTTGGGGGCGAACCGCCGGGGTCACGTGGCAAGCGATTCAGGATCTGGCGGCATGA
- a CDS encoding NAD(P)/FAD-dependent oxidoreductase gives MALKVEDTSPDLTLETPPEVRDVRPLRAGDHIAVIGGGPAGLTIAYLLAKRGFAVTVVEGTDMVGGISQTARYKGYRFDIGGHRFFTKISPVQALWEELLGDDFIDVPRLSRIHYGGKYFNYPLKAFNALAGLGLINAFRIIASYLKVKMYPSPVEETFEQWVTNRFGRRLYEIFFKTYTEKVWGIPCTEIRAEWAAQRIQGLSLARAILSATALTRRNNSIKSLIDTFKYPRLGPGQMWEACRDRIEALGGRVLMQQWVHRVELKDGRATAIVASSSTGDVRIEADHVISTTDIRSLVRTLGDTVPPPVRTAAEGLRYRDFLVVALILDKEKLFPDNWIYVHTPGVKVGRIQNFNNWSAAMVPDAGRTCLGMEYFCFEGDGLWASSDAELQALAARELESLGLAKASDVVDGTVVRMPKAYPIYDAAYRGHLDRVRAFIDRVPNMHTVGRNGMHKYNNQDHSMYTAMLTLENMLGQARHDVWAVNTDFEYHEEQRVDPNEKAEMGGASA, from the coding sequence ATGGCCCTGAAGGTCGAGGACACGAGCCCAGATCTGACTCTGGAGACACCTCCAGAGGTCCGCGATGTGCGGCCCCTCCGCGCTGGGGATCACATCGCCGTTATCGGTGGCGGTCCCGCCGGCCTGACCATCGCCTACCTGCTGGCCAAGCGCGGCTTCGCCGTGACGGTGGTGGAGGGCACGGACATGGTGGGTGGCATCTCGCAAACGGCCCGTTACAAAGGGTACCGTTTTGACATCGGTGGTCATCGATTCTTTACGAAAATTTCGCCGGTGCAGGCCCTGTGGGAGGAACTGCTGGGCGACGATTTCATCGACGTGCCGCGGCTGTCGCGCATTCATTATGGCGGCAAGTACTTCAACTACCCGCTTAAGGCCTTCAACGCGCTGGCTGGTCTGGGACTCATCAACGCGTTCCGGATCATCGCCAGTTACCTGAAGGTCAAGATGTATCCGTCGCCCGTTGAGGAAACTTTCGAACAATGGGTCACCAATCGATTCGGCCGACGGCTGTACGAGATCTTCTTCAAGACCTATACCGAAAAGGTCTGGGGCATCCCGTGCACCGAGATTCGCGCCGAATGGGCCGCGCAGCGTATTCAGGGGCTGTCGCTGGCCAGGGCGATCTTGTCCGCCACGGCGCTGACACGACGCAACAACAGCATCAAGTCACTGATCGACACCTTCAAGTACCCGCGACTGGGACCGGGTCAGATGTGGGAAGCGTGCCGGGATCGGATTGAGGCGCTGGGTGGACGGGTCCTGATGCAGCAATGGGTGCATCGGGTCGAGCTGAAAGACGGGCGCGCCACCGCCATCGTCGCGTCGTCTTCGACAGGCGACGTGCGCATCGAGGCCGATCATGTCATCTCCACCACCGATATCCGTTCGCTCGTTCGAACGCTGGGTGATACGGTGCCGCCTCCGGTGCGCACTGCCGCGGAAGGGCTGCGCTATCGGGACTTCCTGGTCGTGGCCCTGATCCTGGACAAGGAAAAGCTCTTTCCGGACAACTGGATTTATGTGCACACGCCCGGCGTGAAAGTCGGCCGTATCCAGAATTTCAACAACTGGAGTGCGGCGATGGTGCCGGACGCCGGCCGGACGTGCCTCGGCATGGAGTATTTCTGCTTCGAGGGCGATGGGTTGTGGGCCAGCAGCGATGCCGAGCTGCAGGCATTGGCGGCTCGGGAACTGGAATCGCTGGGTCTGGCCAAGGCGTCGGATGTGGTGGACGGGACCGTGGTGCGGATGCCCAAGGCGTATCCCATCTACGATGCGGCGTATCGAGGCCACCTCGATCGTGTTCGCGCGTTCATTGATCGCGTGCCGAACATGCACACGGTTGGTCGCAACGGCATGCACAAGTACAACAATCAGGATCACTCCATGTATACGGCCATGCTGACCCTGGAGAACATGCTGGGGCAGGCACGGCACGACGTGTGGGCCGTGAACACCGATTTCGAGTATCACGAGGAGCAGCGCGTCGATCCCAACGAGAAGGCGGAGATGGGGGGGGCGTCGGCGTGA